A section of the Hevea brasiliensis isolate MT/VB/25A 57/8 chromosome 17, ASM3005281v1, whole genome shotgun sequence genome encodes:
- the LOC110660791 gene encoding LEAF RUST 10 DISEASE-RESISTANCE LOCUS RECEPTOR-LIKE PROTEIN KINASE-like 2.1, with protein sequence MAAFSLILLFALFLPLFPFIKGCPPSFPCGRLGLISYPFTDTFGFDEGCGPFVVDDCYKEIPKIQFERGSGKWYQVESISPYEENGIQLPRDISFDMLISKNFSFDIKLQNQLSSDKCESFNNLSLPNLTYASFQIDSSLTTIYKCNHSVDFPEPSFNFINYTKCADFKIYYPKKDNASIPRPLRNCSIVQLPLNTNNDHDDIFRMLAANFSLNVSIRPHCYYCHLRGGECKECIGEEGNKPPPGPQPPLPPPKRTERHKGFRLKLGLALSASGIALLVIVFCFSRKLSSKYSIFYWKKNTQCHQSIEAFLKNNGVMSPKRYKYTEVKKMTGSFNDKLGQGGYGSVFKGKLPDGRLVAVKILKESKSNGEEFINEVASISRTSHVNIVALLGFCFEGSKRALIYEFMFNGSLEKYIYEENPLKADRQLDWETLHQIALGIARGLEYLHRGCNTRILHFDIKPHNILLDETFCPKISDFGLAKICPRKESIISLMDARGTAGYIAPEVFCRNFGVVSHKSDVYSYGMLVLEMVGGRKNICVAVDNTSEIYFPHWIFKRLELGEELELKGIDSEEDHLTAKKMVLVSLWCIQTDPSNRPPMSRVVEMLQERLESLSIPPKPYLSSPSRSSLRSAASSLIS encoded by the exons ATGGCTGCTTTCTCTTTGATTCTTCTCTTTGCACTCTTTCTCCCTCTTTTTCCTTTTATCAAGGGTTGTCCACCATCTTTTCCCTGTGGAAGGCTCGGTCTGATTAGTTACCCTTTCACGGACACATTTGGATTTGATGAGGGATGCGGTCCCTTTGTGGTGGATGATTGCTATAAAGAAATTCCGAAGATCCAGTTTGAGAGGGGATCTGGAAAATGGTATCAAGTCGAAAGCATCTCCCCATATGAAGAAAATGGGATCCAGTTACCGAGAGACATTTCGTTTGACATGCTTATCAGTAAAAACTTTTCGTTTGACATAAAGCTCCAGAATCAGTTGAGTTCCGATAAATGTGAGTCCTTCAACAATCTGAGTCTTCCCAATCTCACATACGCATCTTTTCAAATTGACTCCAGTCTAACAACCATATACAAATGCAACCACTCTGTAGATTTTCCAGAaccttcttttaattttattaattatacaaaGTGCGCCGACTTCAAAATCTATTATCCTAAGAAGGATAATGCAAGTATACCGAGGCCTCTGCGTAACTGCTCAATTGTGCAGCTCCCACTAAACACAAACAATGATCATGACGACATATTCCGAATGTTAGCTGCTAACTTCTCTCTTAATGTAAGCATACGGCCTCATTGTTATTACTGTCATTTACGTGGTGGAGAATGTAAAGAATGTATTGGTGAAGAGGGAAATAAACCACCTCCTGGTCCTCAACCACCTCTGCCTCCTCCAAAAAGGACAGAAAGACACAAAG GATTCAGATTGAAGCTAGGGCTAG CCCTCTCAGCTTCTGGAATTGCACTTCTAGTGATAGTCTTTTGCTTCAGTAGAAAGTTATCATCCAAATACTCCATTTTCTATTGGAAGAAGAACACACAATGCCATCAAAGTATTGAGGCGTTTCTTAAGAACAATGGAGTGATGTCACCAAAAAGATACAAATATACAGAAGTTAAGAAAATGACAGGATCCTTCAATGACAAACTAGGCCAAGGAGGttatggaagtgtttttaaagggAAATTACCTGATGGCCGTCTTGTGGCAGTGAAGATTTTGAAGGAATCGAAGAGCAACGGGGAAGAATTTATAAATGAGGTTGCAAGCATTAGTAGGACTTCCCATGTCAACATTGTTGCTCTTTTAGGATTTTGTTTTGAGGGTTCCAAACGAGCACTAATCTatgaattcatgtttaatgggtCTCTTGAGAAGTACATATATGAAGAAAATCCCTTGAAAGCTGATCGTCAACTGGATTGGGAAACATTACACCAAATTGCACTTGGTATTGCTCGAGGATTAGAGTACTTGCACCGAGGTTGTAACACAAGGATTCTGCATTTTGACATAAAGCCTCATAACATTCTTCTAGATGAAACTTTCTGTCCTAAAATTTCTGATTTTGGTCTAGCAAAAATATGTCCTAGAAAAGAGAGTATCATATCATTGATGGATGCTAGAGGGACTGCTGGATATATCGCACCTGAAGTATTTTGTAGAAATTTCGGAGTGGTCTCTCACAAGTCTGATGTTTATAGTTATGGGATGTTAGTGCTAGAAATGGTTGGAGGAAGAAAGAATATTTGTGTTGCTGTTGATAATACCAGTGAAATATATTTTCCTCATTGGATATTCAAGCGTCTCGAACTAGGAGAAGAACTTGAACTTAAAGGAATTGATAGCGAAGAAGACCACCTAACAGCCAAAAAAATGGTGTTAGTGAGCCTGTGGTGCATACAAACTGATCCCTCAAATCGGCCACCAATGAGCAGAGTGGTAGAAATGTTGCAAGAGAGACTCGAGTCACTATCAATCCCACCAAAACCATACTTGTCATCCCCTTCAAGGTCTTCTCTAAGGTCAGCGGCAAGTTCCTTGATCTCATAA